One genomic region from Leptospira tipperaryensis encodes:
- a CDS encoding HEAT repeat domain-containing protein produces the protein MSLYSKLQNYFLCAILFGILSSAIIAESGSRRLEESKLPQTVDAPDESATNDSNSGNTSDGTASEGLNVDDPRNLTEESDGVSSYERRKRKDLTPKERQEIDYDLSLKKGILTVFRAEAEKRYKTLDRMALTHPIPRVRAAAVLALGRMGRSGVRTLHHVIERDGEAVRQAAYKALADIGSPSSLDYFFRGIKSNDPDIQFSSWRGMGKTKDPSARDALIRQGIRSTKAEIVKASLLGLAAFQVNEDLKLFKTYLDSDDPDLQKTAIEALGIHKTRASLRILEQTLETKPEYVKNIVEAIGQNTSLYGTYSFIRILENSTSEELNQRILAQLNIRKAFYQFGTVQVEGGYAQENPYPTSRRLRNLTLGEVGKVLKKSDRRFIQKTGDKFVEDHYYLVLLESKNPESYDETVPSWIFGPYLKMRTIIAPPKEKKGKRYKRKPTTFTPASDMEETDPANPSNAEQTPESGPPLEN, from the coding sequence ATGTCCTTATATTCTAAACTTCAAAACTATTTTCTCTGTGCGATCCTATTCGGCATTCTAAGTTCCGCAATCATCGCAGAATCAGGAAGCCGGAGATTGGAAGAATCCAAACTTCCTCAAACTGTGGATGCGCCGGATGAGTCCGCAACAAACGATTCGAATAGCGGAAATACTTCCGATGGAACCGCGTCTGAAGGTTTGAACGTCGACGATCCGAGAAATCTCACGGAAGAATCCGACGGAGTTTCCTCTTACGAACGTAGAAAACGAAAAGACCTGACTCCGAAAGAAAGACAGGAAATCGACTACGACCTTTCTCTGAAAAAAGGAATTCTTACCGTATTCCGCGCCGAGGCGGAAAAACGTTATAAAACCTTGGATCGTATGGCCCTCACACATCCGATTCCCAGAGTTCGCGCCGCTGCGGTTTTGGCTTTGGGAAGAATGGGGCGAAGCGGTGTAAGAACGCTTCATCACGTGATTGAAAGAGACGGGGAAGCGGTGAGACAGGCCGCCTACAAGGCGTTAGCCGATATCGGTTCGCCTTCTTCTCTGGATTATTTTTTTAGAGGAATCAAATCGAACGATCCGGATATTCAATTCTCATCCTGGAGAGGAATGGGAAAAACCAAGGATCCTTCCGCAAGAGACGCGCTCATTCGTCAAGGAATCCGTTCCACAAAAGCTGAAATCGTAAAAGCCTCCCTTCTGGGTCTCGCGGCCTTTCAAGTAAACGAAGACCTCAAGTTATTCAAAACGTATTTGGATTCGGACGATCCGGACCTGCAAAAGACCGCGATCGAAGCATTAGGAATTCATAAAACACGGGCTTCTTTGAGAATTTTGGAACAAACCTTGGAAACAAAACCGGAATACGTTAAGAACATCGTGGAAGCGATCGGACAAAACACGAGCCTCTACGGAACTTATTCTTTCATTCGGATTTTGGAAAATTCCACTTCGGAAGAATTGAATCAAAGAATTTTGGCTCAACTCAATATCAGAAAAGCGTTCTATCAGTTCGGAACTGTTCAGGTGGAAGGCGGTTACGCGCAAGAGAATCCGTATCCGACTTCCCGCAGACTTCGTAATCTTACGTTAGGCGAAGTAGGAAAGGTTTTAAAGAAAAGCGATCGTAGATTTATCCAAAAGACCGGCGATAAATTCGTGGAAGACCACTACTACCTGGTTCTGTTAGAATCTAAAAATCCTGAAAGTTACGACGAAACCGTTCCGTCTTGGATCTTTGGTCCTTATCTAAAAATGAGAACGATTATCGCTCCGCCAAAAGAGAAAAAAGGAAAGAGATACAAAAGAAAACCGACTACGTTTACTCCCGCGTCCGACATGGAAGAAACCGATCCGGCCAATCCGTCTAACGCGGAACAGACGCCCGAAAGCGGTCCTCCTTTAGAGAACTGA
- a CDS encoding response regulator has protein sequence MKKIVLIVDDNDRYANNLKVWFEKNGFETVRAVDAAQGWKIYSQDKNRFHTIVTDITMETQTSGLWMIRRIHKDGYQGNKIIATTGFDFPGVMFLSGSILPSFAGIGWMVPKVPLKEGKVIFLPTSLKKKISYESVL, from the coding sequence ATGAAAAAGATCGTTTTGATCGTAGACGATAACGACCGCTATGCGAACAACCTCAAAGTTTGGTTTGAAAAAAACGGTTTTGAAACTGTGAGAGCCGTCGACGCAGCTCAGGGTTGGAAAATTTATTCCCAAGATAAGAATCGATTTCATACGATCGTGACGGACATTACGATGGAAACCCAGACTTCCGGTCTTTGGATGATCCGCAGGATTCACAAGGATGGATATCAGGGAAATAAAATCATCGCTACAACTGGTTTTGATTTTCCGGGAGTGATGTTTCTTTCCGGTTCCATTCTTCCAAGCTTTGCGGGAATCGGATGGATGGTTCCGAAAGTTCCTCTGAAGGAAGGAAAAGTGATCTTCCTTCCAACGTCTTTAAAAAAGAAAATTTCCTACGAATCAGTTCTCTAA
- a CDS encoding ABC transporter ATP-binding protein, with translation MKLFFRLLSYSVRYKYRFSLGIVFALLTAILNAVSLTAFIPLFDSLGNDKQTRFQLQLTLPEQRILLKEKVFGDESLDGLERTKLLLIDVKEWINGRTKGLEPKEVVWAICIIVMPLYLLKLITYLLSVFCIATAGYKAVRDIRQELFEKNQLLPLTYFFKEKTGMMMSRIINDVEVVAAVISSNFRDATINFFYVITHLMVLLYLNTELLIVACLTVPVIILPVTLFTRKITKSTMRSQEKMADLNANIQEMISGIKVIRVFNTESYEQGKFGKINHNVYRRNFKGQFYLQIAPSLVELTSSIVVLGFFAAGASLIYNGRFTQGEFMAFLLTLLFLLRPLTQLSQMVGKITQAIASGKRIFEIIDLETEDHSEESKISAPPLETSIEFKNLFFSYPGTNAAVLKDIHLKVKKGETIALIGASGCGKSTLMDLLPRFFDPTSGSIEFDGTDIRDISLGDLRKKIGIVTQDIFLFHGSVADNIAYGKPGATRKDVIRAARLAHAHDFIKKMDNGYDSILGVRGLNLSGGQRQRLVIARALLRDPEIMILDEATSALDVESERLVSDALRRLYANRTTFVIAHRLSTIKDIPRIIVMDNGKIVEEGDHNSLYEQNGIYRKLSDNQFTANNGVLP, from the coding sequence ATGAAGCTTTTTTTCAGGCTTTTGTCTTATTCTGTACGTTACAAGTACCGATTCTCCTTAGGGATCGTATTTGCACTTTTGACCGCGATCCTCAACGCCGTTTCACTCACCGCATTCATTCCTCTTTTTGATTCCTTAGGAAACGACAAACAAACTCGGTTTCAGTTGCAGCTAACGTTACCGGAGCAGAGAATTCTTCTCAAAGAAAAGGTTTTCGGAGACGAATCCCTGGACGGACTTGAAAGGACCAAACTTCTTCTGATCGACGTAAAGGAATGGATCAACGGAAGAACCAAAGGTCTCGAACCGAAAGAAGTCGTTTGGGCGATCTGTATCATCGTGATGCCGCTCTATCTTTTAAAGTTGATCACATATCTTTTATCCGTATTCTGCATCGCGACCGCGGGATACAAAGCCGTTCGGGACATTCGACAGGAATTGTTTGAAAAGAATCAGCTCCTTCCTCTTACATACTTCTTCAAAGAAAAAACCGGGATGATGATGAGTAGAATCATCAACGACGTGGAAGTCGTGGCCGCCGTGATCTCGAGCAACTTCCGCGACGCGACGATCAACTTCTTCTACGTGATTACTCACTTAATGGTTTTATTGTATTTGAATACGGAACTGCTCATCGTCGCCTGTCTCACGGTGCCAGTGATCATTCTTCCCGTAACTCTTTTTACGAGAAAGATCACGAAGTCCACGATGCGTTCTCAGGAAAAGATGGCGGATCTCAACGCGAACATCCAAGAGATGATTTCCGGAATCAAGGTGATCCGCGTTTTTAACACGGAAAGTTACGAGCAGGGAAAATTCGGAAAGATCAATCACAACGTTTATCGCAGAAACTTCAAAGGTCAATTTTATCTTCAGATCGCGCCTTCTCTCGTCGAGTTGACTTCTTCGATCGTGGTTCTCGGCTTTTTTGCCGCGGGTGCGAGTCTTATCTACAACGGAAGATTTACTCAGGGCGAATTTATGGCGTTTCTCCTAACGTTGCTTTTTCTTTTGAGGCCGTTGACCCAACTTTCGCAGATGGTCGGAAAGATCACGCAGGCGATCGCTTCCGGAAAAAGAATTTTTGAAATCATAGATTTGGAAACGGAAGATCACAGCGAAGAAAGTAAGATCTCCGCGCCTCCTCTCGAAACGAGCATCGAATTTAAGAATTTATTCTTTTCTTATCCGGGAACAAACGCGGCCGTTTTAAAAGACATTCATCTCAAAGTAAAAAAGGGAGAAACGATCGCGCTCATCGGAGCGAGCGGTTGCGGGAAGTCGACGTTGATGGACTTACTTCCTCGATTCTTTGATCCTACTTCCGGTTCGATCGAATTTGACGGAACCGATATACGAGATATCAGCCTCGGTGATCTTCGTAAAAAGATAGGGATCGTAACTCAGGATATATTTTTATTTCACGGATCCGTTGCGGATAATATCGCCTATGGAAAACCGGGAGCGACCCGCAAAGACGTCATCCGCGCGGCTCGACTCGCACACGCCCACGACTTTATCAAAAAGATGGATAACGGATACGATAGTATTCTCGGAGTAAGAGGACTCAATCTTTCCGGAGGTCAAAGACAAAGACTCGTGATCGCAAGAGCCCTTTTGAGAGATCCGGAGATTATGATTTTGGACGAAGCCACTTCTGCCTTGGACGTGGAATCCGAAAGATTGGTCAGCGACGCGCTTCGACGTTTGTATGCGAATCGCACAACGTTTGTGATCGCACACAGACTTTCTACGATCAAAGACATTCCAAGAATCATAGTGATGGACAACGGAAAGATCGTGGAAGAGGGAGATCACAATTCTCTCTATGAGCAAAATGGAATCTATCGAAAACTATCGGACAATCAATTTACGGCAAATAACGGAGTATTACCATGA
- a CDS encoding anthranilate synthase component II, whose amino-acid sequence MLLLIDNYDSFTYNLYQYFCQIGNHVEVFRNDRISLNEINELAPKGIILSPGPGRPEDSKVCLDVIRELGGKVPIFGVCLGHQAIGLVHGGKIVSAPSIMHGKVSLIEHDGRDIYRGIPSPFVATRYHSLVIQPESMPAELEVASRTQDGVIMGVRHKTKKHLYGVQFHPESIMTSAGLDLVRNFSSIVQEL is encoded by the coding sequence ATGCTTCTCCTCATCGATAATTACGATTCTTTCACATACAATCTCTATCAGTATTTTTGCCAGATCGGAAATCACGTCGAAGTGTTTCGTAACGATAGAATTTCGTTAAACGAAATCAACGAACTCGCACCGAAAGGAATCATTCTTTCTCCCGGTCCGGGACGTCCCGAAGATTCCAAGGTTTGTCTGGACGTCATCCGAGAACTCGGAGGAAAGGTTCCAATCTTCGGAGTTTGCCTCGGACACCAAGCGATCGGTCTCGTTCACGGCGGAAAGATTGTTTCCGCTCCTTCGATCATGCACGGAAAGGTTTCTCTCATAGAACACGACGGAAGAGATATCTATAGAGGAATTCCATCTCCTTTCGTAGCGACGCGTTATCATTCTCTTGTGATTCAGCCGGAAAGTATGCCCGCAGAATTGGAAGTCGCCTCCAGGACCCAGGATGGAGTGATCATGGGAGTTCGTCACAAAACTAAAAAACATCTCTACGGAGTTCAATTTCATCCGGAATCCATTATGACCAGCGCGGGCTTGGATCTGGTCAGAAACTTTTCCTCGATCGTTCAGGAGCTATGA
- the trpE gene encoding anthranilate synthase component I, with protein sequence METPVSLFAKWGCESSKNSFLLESVEGGEKLGRNSFLGKSPSRLLQGKNGLFYVSIGNDPETEIITYDPLVLLENLLGDDVYVQDYRLPPFAGGAVGFLSFSAVRYYESIPDTKPDDENAPDCYFAIYDELLVVDHIDHVLRIVVNARIGEHSNLKDCYDAVLKKINDIEGEIRNGLVPEEIKNPKIVSGALQLKPNIPDEEYKKNVERAKEYIQAGDIFQVVPSRKVQFKPEVSPFQIYRGLRTVNPSPYMYYLRLGEITIVGSSPEIMVRYAGNQTFLRPIAGTRPRGKNASEDKFLEDNLLSDPKEIAEHIMLVDLGRNDLGRVCKPGSVRVSDFKVIEKYSHVMHIVSQCSGELDEEKTVYDLIRATLPAGTVSGAPKIRAMEIIDELETTRRAIYSGALGYISFSGESDLAIIIRTIVFYGETAFLQAGGGVVYDSVAELELEETKNKMAALLKAVEFARNGLKGEWK encoded by the coding sequence ATGGAGACTCCGGTTTCTCTATTTGCAAAATGGGGTTGCGAATCTTCAAAAAATTCCTTCCTCCTCGAATCGGTGGAAGGCGGAGAAAAACTCGGGAGAAATTCTTTTTTAGGAAAATCTCCTTCTCGTCTTTTGCAAGGGAAGAATGGACTTTTTTACGTTTCCATTGGAAACGATCCTGAGACTGAAATCATCACATACGATCCTCTGGTTCTTCTGGAGAATCTACTCGGAGACGACGTCTACGTTCAAGACTATCGTCTTCCTCCTTTTGCCGGGGGAGCCGTCGGATTCTTATCCTTTTCCGCGGTTCGTTATTACGAATCGATTCCGGATACAAAACCAGACGACGAAAACGCACCAGATTGTTATTTCGCGATCTACGACGAACTTCTCGTAGTCGATCATATCGATCACGTTTTAAGAATCGTCGTCAACGCGAGAATCGGAGAACATTCCAATCTCAAAGACTGTTACGACGCGGTTTTAAAAAAGATTAATGATATCGAAGGCGAAATCAGAAACGGCCTCGTCCCGGAAGAAATTAAAAATCCAAAGATAGTTTCCGGAGCCCTTCAATTAAAACCGAATATTCCGGATGAGGAATATAAGAAAAATGTGGAACGCGCCAAAGAATACATCCAGGCCGGAGATATTTTTCAAGTAGTTCCTTCTCGTAAGGTTCAGTTTAAACCCGAAGTTTCGCCGTTCCAAATCTACCGTGGTTTACGAACCGTAAACCCAAGCCCTTATATGTATTATCTCCGACTCGGAGAAATCACGATCGTCGGAAGTTCACCCGAGATCATGGTTCGATACGCGGGAAATCAGACCTTCCTTCGTCCGATCGCCGGAACTCGTCCCCGCGGAAAGAACGCGAGCGAGGATAAATTTTTAGAAGACAATCTTCTTTCCGATCCGAAAGAAATCGCTGAACACATCATGCTCGTTGATCTGGGAAGAAACGATCTTGGTCGTGTTTGTAAACCGGGAAGCGTTCGCGTAAGCGATTTTAAAGTGATCGAAAAATATTCTCACGTTATGCACATCGTAAGTCAGTGTTCGGGAGAATTGGACGAGGAAAAAACGGTCTATGATCTGATTCGAGCGACCCTCCCCGCGGGAACGGTTTCGGGAGCGCCCAAGATCCGAGCGATGGAGATCATCGACGAACTCGAAACCACGAGACGTGCGATCTATTCGGGGGCCCTCGGTTATATTTCCTTTTCCGGAGAAAGCGATCTCGCGATCATCATTCGTACGATCGTATTTTACGGAGAAACCGCGTTTCTCCAAGCGGGAGGCGGAGTCGTATACGATTCGGTCGCCGAGTTGGAATTGGAAGAAACCAAAAATAAAATGGCCGCTCTCTTAAAGGCAGTTGAGTTTGCGAGAAACGGACTCAAAGGAGAATGGAAATAA
- a CDS encoding acyl-CoA dehydrogenase family protein, protein MEFALSSEQKDLRDLARKFAKEEMRPRAEHHDHTGEYPMEVLKKAWEIGLMNIHIEPQFNGSGMAELDDVIIGEELFWGCSAMATAILANNLALAPVLLGASDKIKKEFVQPMTEEFKLAAYAVTEPGAGSDVAAIRTSAKKVGDEYIINGSKMWITNAGYADWFFVLTKTDPAAGHKGITGFIVDAKSPGIIMGKKEINMGQKCSDTRGITFEDVKVPAWQMVGREGEGFKIAMGAFDHTRPGVAIGAVGVARAAMEHSIQYANTRNTFGRPIMDNQGISFMIAEMARDIEAGRLLCYQAAWMIDNKFRNTYQASIAKMFCADMCMRICTDAVQVLGGYGFNTEYPVEKLMRDAKIFQIYEGTSQIQRMIVSRFLADGKGIEGPNF, encoded by the coding sequence ATGGAATTTGCCCTTTCCAGCGAACAGAAAGATTTACGTGATCTCGCGCGAAAATTCGCAAAAGAAGAAATGCGTCCTCGCGCGGAGCATCATGACCATACGGGAGAATATCCCATGGAAGTGCTCAAGAAGGCTTGGGAAATCGGCCTGATGAACATCCACATTGAACCTCAGTTCAATGGTTCTGGAATGGCGGAATTAGACGACGTTATCATTGGAGAAGAATTATTCTGGGGATGTTCCGCTATGGCGACCGCCATTCTCGCGAACAACCTCGCCCTCGCTCCCGTTCTCTTAGGCGCGAGTGATAAGATCAAAAAAGAATTCGTTCAACCTATGACGGAAGAATTCAAACTCGCGGCTTACGCTGTCACCGAACCCGGTGCCGGATCGGACGTCGCGGCGATTCGTACTTCGGCAAAAAAAGTCGGAGACGAATACATCATCAACGGTTCTAAGATGTGGATTACCAACGCGGGTTATGCGGATTGGTTTTTTGTTCTTACCAAAACGGATCCAGCTGCGGGACATAAAGGAATCACAGGCTTTATCGTAGATGCAAAATCTCCCGGAATCATCATGGGAAAGAAAGAAATCAACATGGGTCAAAAATGCTCCGATACCCGTGGAATCACTTTCGAAGACGTAAAGGTTCCCGCTTGGCAAATGGTCGGTCGCGAAGGCGAAGGTTTTAAGATTGCGATGGGCGCGTTTGACCACACTCGTCCCGGAGTTGCGATCGGAGCCGTCGGCGTCGCTCGCGCTGCGATGGAGCACTCGATTCAATACGCAAACACCCGCAATACTTTTGGACGTCCGATCATGGACAACCAAGGAATTTCCTTTATGATCGCGGAAATGGCGCGCGATATCGAAGCGGGTCGTCTGCTTTGCTACCAAGCGGCTTGGATGATCGACAACAAGTTTAGAAATACTTACCAAGCTTCCATCGCTAAAATGTTTTGCGCTGATATGTGTATGAGAATTTGTACCGACGCGGTTCAAGTTCTTGGCGGGTACGGTTTTAATACGGAATATCCCGTCGAAAAACTGATGCGCGACGCAAAGATTTTTCAAATTTACGAAGGAACTTCTCAAATTCAAAGAATGATCGTTTCTCGTTTCCTCGCTGATGGAAAGGGAATCGAGGGGCCGAATTTCTGA
- a CDS encoding TIGR02206 family membrane protein — MNQRFQPWSSLHYLLLFFTGVTIFLLLWVARKDPSGNVSKKIGQALAWILILNYIVYVMYRIDSGHWEIRYDLPMEFCNWAMIVTSIALLTHNRTFAELSYFWVMSGSINGVITPDLQVTFPHIYFFIFFIAHSGLVIASLYIVFGLRLEPRPWAVLRTFLYSQIFFASAFAIDYLLDGNYGYMMAKPSAGSALDLLGEWPYYLIQMQMIGLGFFFVLYMPFYFKNRKINFSEY; from the coding sequence ATGAATCAACGATTTCAACCTTGGTCAAGTCTTCACTATCTACTTTTGTTTTTCACCGGAGTTACGATCTTTCTTCTTCTGTGGGTCGCGAGAAAAGATCCTTCCGGAAACGTAAGTAAGAAGATAGGTCAGGCTTTGGCTTGGATCTTGATTCTAAATTATATCGTTTACGTAATGTATCGAATCGATTCCGGTCATTGGGAAATACGTTACGACCTTCCGATGGAATTCTGTAACTGGGCCATGATCGTGACTTCGATCGCGCTCCTGACTCACAATCGAACGTTTGCAGAACTCTCTTACTTCTGGGTGATGAGCGGCTCGATCAACGGAGTGATTACTCCGGATCTACAAGTAACCTTTCCTCATATTTATTTTTTCATCTTCTTCATCGCACATTCGGGACTTGTGATCGCTTCTCTTTATATCGTCTTTGGTCTGAGATTGGAGCCGCGGCCTTGGGCCGTTCTTAGGACATTCTTATATTCTCAGATTTTCTTTGCTTCCGCGTTTGCGATCGATTATCTCTTGGACGGAAACTACGGATATATGATGGCAAAACCTTCCGCCGGTTCCGCTTTGGATCTTCTCGGAGAATGGCCTTACTATTTGATTCAAATGCAGATGATCGGCCTCGGTTTTTTCTTCGTTCTTTATATGCCTTTTTATTTTAAGAATCGGAAAATTAATTTTTCTGAATATTAG